In Carassius carassius chromosome 46, fCarCar2.1, whole genome shotgun sequence, the following proteins share a genomic window:
- the LOC132129656 gene encoding bromodomain adjacent to zinc finger domain protein 2A-like isoform X2, whose amino-acid sequence MLRGDVKSNICDVRRSSARWLRVRTSHTGDLHSVLRFERSMEANNHFNYGPHSSVSANSGLKHSSGDSLFTNGSSMSFPQQGKNLNGQMNVNGITTAGGSSQPGSHPPSSSYPHMSNHHLPGSMGFDYLWGQSQYNPAMGPIPPLGLHQKSGSQGGIQPQQPPHHFQSHGPYQVNGSMGPSQQPPGAGPQYWGRVNPGQQQQPQGGSSMPMAYNSHSMYGTYSNQGIPPSQHHQQLQSATAHHLQHHQQPQQHYGVMPNGLPFYQHPSNQSQTQSQPQTQMIPPAAQSFTPPRGSPQHHHVASGGGRSSPHHVQVPMRSPSAVPDSGSPKSREMQVSMNESLKEMDKGFNGVEKSSVPQHLSKTESFPVKPPGSVSSADYNQAVQHPAVDLERPVKQRQEMGAAAKELSSSPVSGPPPPLASPPRKTSTLPMDSHSPSSPGFALSTALGVGANASAFPTSPLTPQLQMVLGQKPGISGPSSAEGTPAGLGTPPSMSSPKSSRAPPAGSYNHSLVSSKTLMHPPTVPVPSQTVPEAQGSKSPPVSPTPLSLAASPSVVSTPPALAPLKGPQEASPLTGQSPKHPAASSTPTSVANNVSLPAVSALLSVVAGSPQVAALASSAPPPAVSYSSQASSAPLNVSPAPNVSRSLIGSVPQPLETVANADVSSHSPGQMGSHGLVRHNFGESHSRPEACGSKSKVGIIMGTSNKESNNETQAEMHKLQIHGRNPELAFIVPKEPERDTMVIGRKDSNSIRDQDPPRKGESDTLNDSFSTDTSLDFQSLAESTYHESSRAEDGSSMMDTFDDSYSLSQTGDQSKFTEGSMIDDSRDLLDTSGEEENLNRSMTSTSSTEVAFLKDNTSLLDDSLIDSSQNYSSLLSASINASTHSIKGDHILGKENGADTLGGDRRSALSVMTVKALQAVVSGSVEGTTTHMSETHIAMPTKKPRKPRTPKTTIATTEIGSPDSKIKKQKITPDGPKQEKVRRRKKTEDNPLSAVKKRKISKESKEQEGFPTDTSTPSNALPVLPSDPLTFFHDSSLKNSEQPIVRPKKICKRKRKEGVNEAKPPKPAQEFSEGKTEDNDDNSSAAGDTPRRRIATEEQVQFPLQHGWRREIRVRRLEDRLKGETWYYSPCGRRMKQFPEVIKYLTRHPDALQGVSREHFSFSPRMPVGDFYEEREGPEGLKWFLLANEEVPSMIMAITGRRGRPPNPDKEPRSRGCRARGAPGRRPGRPPKPKMEDLLSKVDARLLKRLGAKKDLTEEEKEKLIKIKKKMKRKARLKRKEDAKNKKIRLEKRKAKLEKAKEQEQDDEGQSQSQSQTQSSESPLSAAEGPKKPGRRKKVAVSPAAEALDLEKASPIKKVARARSKAKALAKAQAQAEAEAQAALAAKRQAERRAQAQRRAEERKRQQIILEEMKKPAEDMCLPDHTPLPQLTRIPGLVLSGLAFSNCLRVVEFLHGYGKILGLQVPKDIPSLSVLQEGLLGMEKSQGELLDLLIKLVEAALHDPGLPSYYQSVKILGEKLVDLELSHSTVSEVLRIFLEAHGFELEVCNSLRTKSFQTLKPDAKASILAFLVEELNASNIITREIDNTLENMATYRKNKWIIEGKLRKLKAALMRKTGRPEEELCFEERRRSARVGGAEEESIEESCVLERGSRRKAKEEPKHPEIESPNSCSVAELERQIDKLTKRQVFFRKKLQQSSHSMRAVSLGQDRYRRRYLLLPYMGCVLVEGAEDILASGEVTVSDEPVTYVKVITPVKNEVKAEPPLSPAFTASLPSSPRVSQLTPTEVDPLPGEASLMSSHRGRGRPRKIKPEVELHLREAKNRRRRRSSRSAAEDSTLSSPVQDPPQPSFQTPLEQPQDAEADGSAPITASGAGQGEDNSQPEDSMREQAEKQGQWFNLLPKEPCDETSISQPCENTPAPASSPPEDTPAPPDTDPLAPAPPQPPTAQTETPPLPQVCSTPAPRAVRRRRRSSGTSRAHARSSAAKRRGRPRSNLFQEVQLKYFTQLVVKPVPLEMVKGWWWIREPEELTAVVSALHPRGIREKVLHKHLSKHMEYLSEVCRRPVTDPIFQSTVEDALLEASKQVWSEQERVLQLDIGVLQWVEDLEQRVVSADLQLKVSIPNAESDSEASQESSCSQFQMYTPPEADSTREDLQYYEHELDPKDDWMVKTKREWYDLLRVPSNPLDLAVLRLTNLERNIERRYLKEPLWNLSEVVRLAPLTPPPGGEEVPLDAVSLESEITPRLKTWRQALDRCRSASQLSLCLLQLEKAIAWERSVVKVTCQVCRKGDDDEYLLLCDGCDRGCHMFCLRPKVMQVPEGDWFCPTCVAKENGEAPRSQRSSRKRSNVRKLRFAEESSEEDDGYRRGVTTRQKDTPASSSGTSISPSKRRRMATRNQPDLTYCEIILMEMESHSDAWPFLEPVNPRLVPGYRRIIKNPMDFLTMREKLLQGGYCSCEEFAADAQLVFNNCELFNEDKSEVGKAGHAMRRFFESRWAEFYENNDK is encoded by the exons ATGTTGAGAGGAGATGTGAAGAGCAATATTTGTGATGTCCGCCGCAGCAGTGCTCGCTGGCTGCGTGTCAGAACCTCACACACCGGAGACCTGCACAGCGTTCTTCGTTTCGAACGTTCG ATGGAAGCAAATAACCATTTCAACTACGGGCctcactcttctgtgtcagcaaACTCAGGACTGAAGCATTCCTCAGGAGATTCTCTCTTTACTAACGGGTCCTCCATGAGCTTCCCCCAGCAAGGGAAAA ATCTGAATGGCCAAATGAATGTGAACGGCATCACTACTGCAGGTGGGAGCAGCCAGCCAGGCTCCCACCCTCCCTCTTCCTCTTATCCTCACATGAGCAACCATCACCTCCCAGGCAGCATGGGGTTTGACTATCTGTGGGGCCAGTCTCAGTACAACCCAGCGATGGGGCCCATCCCTCCCCTCGGGTTGCACCAGAAATCAGGCTCCCAGGGTGGGATACAACCACAGCAGCCTCCGCACCACTTCCAGAGCCATGGACCGTACCAAGTCAATGGCAGTATGGGACCGTCCCAGCAACCTCCAGGTGCTGGGCCGCAGTACTGGGGAAGAGTAAATCCtgggcagcagcagcagccacaGGGGGGATCTTCGATGCCCATGGCATATAACTCTCACAGTATGTATGGGACATATTCCAACCAGGGCATCCCACCGTCCCAGCATCACCAGCAGCTCCAGTCTGCAACAGCACATCATCTCCAACACCACCAGCAGCCACAGCAGCATTATGGTGTGATGCCTAATGGATTGCCGTTTTACCAGCATCCATCAAACCAGTCCCAAACTCAGTCTCAACCACAGACTCAGATGATACCACCCGCTGCACAGAGCTTTACACCTCCACGAGGAAGCCCTCAGCACCATCACGTGGCCAGCGGAGGAGGAAGAAGCAGCCCCCATCATGTCCAGGTCCCAATGAGGTCCCCTTCTGCTGTGCCTGATAGCGGTTCGCCTAAGAGCAGAGAGATGCAAG TTTCTATGAATGAGTCCTTAAAAGAAATGGATAAAGGCTTCAATGGAGTCGAGAAAAGCTCTGTACCCCAACATTTGTCCAAAACTGAGAGTTTTCCTGTAAAGCCCCCTGGCTCTGTTTCCTCTGCCGACTATAACCAGGCTGTGCAGCACCCAGCTGTGGACCTGGAGAGACCTGTAAAACAACGTCAGGAGATGGGAGCTGCTGCAAAGGAGCTTAGTTCTTCCCCCGTCTCTGGACCTCCTCCACCACTAGCTAGTCCGCCTCGGAAAACATCGACCCTGCCAATGGATTCACATTCTCCTTCCTCTCCAGGGTTTGCTTTATCTACAGCTTTGGGTGTTGGTGCAAATGCATCTGCGTTTCCAACCTCTCCTCTCACACCACAGCTTCAGATGGTCCTAGGCCAAAAACCTGGAATCTCTGGACCTTCATCAGCTGAAGGAACACCTGCAGGACTTGGGACACCTCCTTCAATGTCTTCTCCTAAGAGCTCCAGAGCTCCACCTGCTGGTTCCTACAACCACTCTCTGGTATCTTCTAAGACCTTGATGCATCCTCCAACGGTGCCAGTGCCTTCTCAAACTGTACCGGAGGCCCAGGGATCAAAAAGTCCACCGGTCTCTCCAACACCTCTGTCTTTGGCTGCATCTCCATCTGTTGTCTCCACTCCTCCTGCGCTGGCTCCACTTAAAGGACCCCAAGAGGCATCACCTCTAACAGGCCAGAGTCCTAAACACCCTGCTGCTTCCTCCACTCCAACATCTGTTGCCAATAATGTCTCTCTCCCTGCAGTCTCCGCACTTCTGTCTGTGGTCGCTGGTTCTCCTCAAGTTGCCGCTCTGGCTTCATCTGCACCACCTCCCGCTGTTAGCTATTCTTCTCAGGCATCTTCAGCACCTCTCAATGTTTCTCCTGCTCCAAATGTATCTCGTTCCCTCATTGGCTCTGTTCCTCAGCCTTTAGAAACAGTGGCAAATGCGGACGTTTCTTCTCACAGTCCAGGGCAGATGGGTTCTCATGGTTTAGTACGGCACAACTTTGGGGAATCACACTCTAGACCTGAGGCATGTGGTTCAAAGAGTAAAGTTGGAATCATAATGGGCACATCCAATAAGGAGTCCAACAATGAGACCCAAGCTGAGATGCATAAGTTGCAAATTCATGGTAGAAACCCTGAACTGGCTTTCATTGTTCCAAAGGAACCTGAAAGAGACACTATGGTCATTGGCAGAAAGGACTCTAATAGTATCAGAGATCAGGATCCCCCAAGGAAAGGAGAAAGTGACACTTTAAATGATTCTTTTAGCACTGACACGTCATTGGACTTTCAGTCCTTGGCCGAGTCAACCTACCATGAAAGCTCAAGAGCTGAGGATGGGAGTTCAATGATGGACACTTTTGATGATTCTTATAGTCTTTCCCAGACTGGAGACCAATCAAAGTTTACAGAAGGTTCCATGATTGATGACTCCAGGGACTTGCTGGACACTTCTGGCGAAGAAGAAAACTTGAACCGCTCCATGACCTCTACCAGTTCCACCGAGGTGGCGTTCCTCAAAGATAACACGTCTCTACTGGATGACTCTTTAATCGACAGCTCACAAAATTACTCCTCCCTGCTGTCTGCGTCGATTAATGCCTCTACACACTCTATCAAAG GTGATCATATTCTTGGCAAAGAGAATGGAGCTGATACTTTAGGAGGTGACAGAAGATCTGCACTCTCTGTAATGACAGTTAAAGCGCTGCAAGCAGTCGTAAGCGGTTCTGTTGAAGGCACGACCACACATATGTCTGAAACCCACATAGCGATGCCAACAAAAAAGCCACGGAAGCCTAGAACCCCAAAGACGACAATCGCTACCACTGAAA TTGGCTCTCCTGATTCCAAGATCAAGAAACAAAAGATAACACCTGATGGCCCAAAACAAGAAAAAGTTAGGAGGAGAAAGAAAACCGAGGATAATCCACTGAGTGCAGTGAAGAAGAGGAAAATTTCTAAAGAGTCAAAGGAACAGGAGGGCTTCCCAACTGATACCTCAACTCCTTCAAATGCTCTGCCTGTCCTTCCAAGTGATCCACTGACGTTTTTCCATGACTCAAGCCTGAAAAATAGTGAGCAGCCCATAGTCCGGCCCAAGAAGATCTGTAAGCGTAAGAGGAAAGAAGGTGTGAATGAGGCAAAGCCTCCCAAACCAGCCCAAGAGTTCTCTGAAGGGAAAACTGAAGATAATGATGATAACAGCTCCGCAGCAG GTGATACCCCAAGGCGTCGGATTGCAACTGAAGAGCAAGTCCAATTTCCTTTGCAGCATGG CTGGAGGCGAGAGATTCGGGTCCGGAGGCTCGAGGACCGCCTGAAAGGAGAGACGTGGTACTATAGCCCCTGCGGCCGGAGGATGAAGCAGTTCCCCGAGGTCATCAAG TATCTGACGAGGCATCCCGATGCTCTCCAGGGCGTTTCCAGAGAGCACTTCAGCTTCAGTCCACGCATGCCAGTGGGTGACTTCTATGAGGAGAGGGAAGGCCCTGAG GGTTTGAAATGGTTCCTCCTCGCCAATGAGGAAGTGCCCTCCATGATCATGGCAATAACAGGCAGACGTGGTCGTCCACCAAATCCAGACAAAGAGCCTCGTTCCCGTGGCTGCCGAGCCAGAGGAGCCCCAGGTAGACGACCAGGCCGACCTCCCAAGCCCAAGATGGAGGATCTGCTCAGCAAAGTGGACGCAAGGCTGCTGAAGAGACTGGGGGCCAAGA AGGATCtcacagaggaagaaaaagaaaaactgatcAAGATCAAGAAGAAAATGAAGAGAAAG GCAAGACTGAAAAGAAAGGAGGATGCAAAGAATAAAAAGATCCGGCTGGAGAAACGGAAAGCCAAA TTGGAGAAAGCCAAAGAGCAGGAGCAGGATGATGAAGGCCAGTCCCAATCCCAGTCTCAGACCCAGTCCTCTGAAAGCCCTCTCTCAGCCGCAGAGGGACCCAAGAAGCCCGGTCGCAGGAAGAAGGTCGCAGTATCACCAGCTGCTGAAGCGCTGGACCTGGAGAAGGCCAGTCCCATCAAGAAAGTGGCCCGGGCCCGCAGCAAAGCCAAGGCTCTGGCCAAAGCCCAGGCTCAAGCGGAGGCCGAAGCGCAGGCTGCTCTGGCAGCAAAGAGGCAGGCGGAGCGAAGGGCGCAGGCTCAGAGACGAGCGGAGGAGAGGAAGAGACAGCAGATCATCTTAGAGGAGATGAAGAAGCCTGCAGAGGACATGTGTCTCCCTGACCACACG CCCCTCCCACAGTTGACACGAATACCAGGACTGGTGCTTTCGGGTTTGGCCTTCTCCAATTGTTTAAGGGTGGTTGAGTTCCTGCATGGTTACGGGAAGATTCTGGGGCTCCAGGTGCCCAAGGATATTCCCAGCCTGAGCGTGCTGCAGGAAGGGCTCCTCGGCATGGAGAAGAGCCAAGGAGAGCTTCTGGATCTGCTCATTAAACTGGTGGAGGCCGCTCTGCACGATCCGGGACTGCCCTCATATTACCAG TCTGTGAAGATCCTGGGGGAAAAGCTGGTGGATCTGGAGCTGAGCCACAGCACTGTGTCCGAGGTGCTGCGGATCTTTCTGGAAGCCCATGGCTTTGAGTTGGAGGTGTGTAACAGTCTCCGTACAAAGAGCTTCCAGACCCTCAAACCTGATGCCAAAGCCTCCATACTGGCTTTCCTGGTGGAGGAGCTCAACGCCAGCAACATAATCACCAG GGAGATTGATAACACACTAGAGAATATGGCAACCTACAGGAAAAACAAGTGGATTATAGAAGGCAAACTACGCAA ACTGAAGGCTGCACTGATGCGTAAGACGGGCCGTCCGGAGGAGGAGCTGTGCTTCGAGGAGCGCCGGCGCAGTGCTCGTGTGGGGGGGGCCGAGGAGGAGAGCATCGAGGAGAGCTGCGTGCTGGAGAGAGGGAGCCGCCGCAAGGCCAAAGAGGAGCCCAAACACCCCGAG ATTGAGAGTCCCAATTCTTGCAGCGTTGCTGAGCTGGAGCGTCAGATTGATAAACTGACCAAG CGTCAAGTGTTTTTCCGTAAGAAGCTGCAGCAGTCGTCTCATTCGATGCGGGCTGTGTCTCTGGGGCAGGATCGGTACCGCCGCAGGTACTTGCTGCTGCCTTACATGGGATGTGTCCTCGTGGAGGGAGCCGAGGACATCCTGG CGTCAGGTGAAGTGACGGTCAGCGATGAACCTGTGACTTATGTGAAGGTCATAACTCCAGTGAAGAACGAGGTTAAAGCTGAGCCTCCCCTCTCTCCGGCTTTCACCGCATCTCTCCCGTCTTCTCCTCGAGTGTCCCAGCTCACCCCCACAGAGGTGGATCCCCTCCCCGGCGAGGCCTCTCTGATGAGCAGCCATCGAGGACGGGGACGCCCACGCAAGATCAAACCTGAAGTGGAGCTCCACCTGCGAGAGGCCAAGAACCGACGGCGCCGCCGCAGCAGCAGATCAGCAGCTGAGGATTCGACTCTCAGCTCTCCTGTGCAGGATCCCCCTCAGCCCTCTTTCCAGACGCCTCTCGAGCAGCCGCAGGACGCAGAGGCCGACGGCAGCGCCCCGATCACAGCCTCAGGAGCCGGTCAGGGCGAGGATAACAGCCAGCCGGAGGACAGCATGAGGGAGCAGGCAGAGAAACAAGGCCAGTGGTTCAATCTGCTGCCTAAGGAGCCGTGCGACGAGACGTCGATCTCCCAGCCGTGTGAGAACACACCTGCGCCCGCTTCATCACCCCCTGAAGACACTCCAGCACCCCCCGATACTGACCCGCTCGCTCCTGCTCCACCACAGCCTCCGACAGCACAG ACGGaaactcctcctcttcctcaggtgTGCTCCACTCCGGCTCCCAGGGCCGTGAGGAGGCGCAGGAGAAGCAGCGGGACGTCCCGAGCTCACGCTCGCTCCAGTGCGGCGAAGAGGCGTGGCAGACCTCGCTCCAATCTCTTCCAAGAGGTGCAGCTGAAGTACTTCACGCAGCTGGTGGTGAAGCCTGTTCCTCTAG AAATGGTGAAGGGCTGGTGGTGGATCCGAGAACCGGAGGAGCTGACAGCCGTTGTGAGCGCCCTCCACCCTCGAGGCATCCGCGAGAAAGTGCTCCACaaacacctctccaaacacaTGGAGTATCTGTCTGAGGTCTGCAGGCGGCCCGTCACCG ATCCCATCTTTCAGAGCACGGTGGAAGATGCCCTGCTGGAGGCGTCTAAACAGGTGTGGAGTGAGCAGGAGAGAGTCCTGCAGTTAGACATCGGTGTTCTCCAGTGGGTGGAAGATCTGGAGCAGAGAGTAGTCAGTGCAGACCTTCAGCTCAAG GTCTCCATTCCCAATGCAGAGAGTGACAGTGAGGCTAGTCAGGAGTCATCATGCTCTCAATTCCAG ATGTATACCCCTCCCGAGGCGGACTCCACGCGGGAGGACCTGCAGTATTACGAGCACGAGCTTGACCCCAAGGACGACTGGATGGTCAAGACCAAGAGGGAATGGTACGACCTCCTGCGGGTTCCCAGCAACCCCCTGGACCTGGCCGTCCTCCGCTTGACTAATCTGGAGCGTAACATCGAGCGCCGCTATCTGAAGGAGCCGCTGTGGAACCTGTCCGAGGTGGTGCGCCTGGCTCCTCTCACCCCTCCACCCGGCGGGGAGGAGGTCCCGCTAGATGCTGTCAG cTTGGAAAGTGAGATCACACCGCGGTTGAAGACGTGGCGGCAGGCCCTGGACCGCTGTCGCAGTGCGTCtcagctctctctctgtctgctgcAGCTGGAGAAAGCCATCGCCTGGGAGAGATCCGTCGTCAAAGTG ACGTGTCAGGTGTGCCGTAAGGGCGATGATGACGAGTACCTGCTCTTGTGTGATGGCTGTGATCGTGGCTGTCACATGTTCTGCCTGAGGCCAAAGGTCATGCAGGTGCCAGAAGGCGATTGGTTCTGTCCCACCTGCGTAGCCAAG GAAAACGGTGAAGCTCCGAGATCACAGCGTTCATCGCGGAAGAGATCGAACGTGCGGAAACTGCGGTTTGCGGAGGAAAGTTCAGAGGAGGATGATGGGTACAGACGAGGCGTGACCACACGACAAA